The Anopheles gambiae chromosome 2, idAnoGambNW_F1_1, whole genome shotgun sequence genomic sequence CGCGCACAAATATGTcgttattttgtttgctgtcaATTAAATAGATTACGAGTCTAAATCATCCTGCTGCGAACTGAAGTAGCTCACTAGCTCACCAAACACGCTGGTACTCGTGCTGGACGACGAGGCCGCGGGTGTGCTAGCGCTTGCTGAGGGTGCCACCAGCGATGAGGCGGCCGTTCCCGCTCCCGACGCCGCCGAATCGCTCGCTGGTGATGGCGGAGACGGTGCCGCGGCGGCAACCGGCGTTGGGTGATTTTCCGCCACCGAGGAGCTCGCAGACGCCGATGATGCATGAGCCGGTGGGGGTGGACCGGCCGACCCGGCACCATGGGACGGGTCTCTGCTCGGACCGTCGTCTCCTCCCGCCGAAGAGGCTGCCGAGGGCGAGGGTGTGGCgctgtgatggtgatgatgatgctgcagctggtgatggtggttttcGCTGGCCGCCTTCGGTACGTGCGGAAACTCGAGCGGCTGCAGTGTGGTAAACGTGGTGGGCGACAGATTGCTGGTGCGGTGCAGTTCGCTGATCGTGGGTGGTGGCCTCAGATGGCCAGCCCGGTCCAGAACGTTGTAGTACGGGTTGTAGTGATGGTTGCCGGGGTTGTATTCTGCAAATAATGAGGACATTGCAATAAACACGAGATCCTGAGAATATACGAAAAAACGCGTGCGTACCATGATAATGTTCCAACGAACCAACGGACGGTGGACCCACCATCATGccgggcggcggtggtggaccGCCGGACGCTTTCGGCTTGGTACCCGCCGGGGCAGGCGGCGACGGTTTCCAGCCGCCGTTATACGCGGCCGGATCGCCAAACACTGTCGGCGGAGCGGCCCCGCTGATGGCCGCAATCCGCtgcaggctgctgctgccggaagAAAGAATACTGCTTGGCAAGGGCCCGAGACGATGCGCAAAGAGCGGATTCTCTGACCTGCTGGAGGGAGCATCGAGAAGGGAAGAAGCGTTAGTGCCGAATTGAAACTGGCCCGGCTCGAAATCGACTTACAAATACGACAAGTGTGCTACGGACGATGGTACGGACAGCGGAGGTTCGTTCACGTGCATGCCTGCGCCGGTACTGCCACCGCCATCGACGGGCGGTCGGGAATGTACTTTGAGTGCCAGTTGCTGTGCCGCAGCGGCTGCGGCCGCGGCCGCGGCAGCCGTTGCAATGGCCGTGGCGTTTTGATGCACTGCAAGAAACACGGgaaaataacatttaataTTGATTCTTGGCTAGAATGAGTGACTTGAACGACTCACTTGAGCTATGGCTGGTGGTAACCGGTGGTATTGGGGGCCTTAGTCCTACCGGTGGTCCGGCGGTCGATGAAGGAGCCATCgaagttggtggtggtggtagtggtgctgGTGGCAATCTTGCCATATGCCCGTGATGTAGCGAGGGATGCTGGGGCGGTGGCCGCTGATGCTGTTCCTGATGGGCCGCCGTCGGTTGGTCGGCCGCCCCACCACCCGCTCCCGGTGCCGCTCCCTTTCGTTTCAGGTCCTCCCGCAGGGGGGTAATTTTCTTTCGTCGACCCGGCCGTCGCTCGGCACTGGTGGCCGCCGATGGAGGCGTTGCACCGACCGGCATTCTCGGCACTGGACCGGAGGCGGCTGTCGGTGACGCGGGTGGAGGCGTCTGTGCCATACTGGGTGGCCCGGAAGCACCGATACTGGCGGCGGAAGCAACGGCCGCTGCAATGCTGGCGTTAGTAATCACTCCGCCCGGACCGCCGGCTCCCGGTTTCGCGTGCAAGCCCAAGTTCGCCCCGTGGGAAGGATGGGGAACGTGTCCGAGCATGCTGGGCGGCAATGCTAACCCACCCGGTGGCAACCGGTGCCCGGCGTGGTGCGGTGGCAACGGAACACCCTTAGCCAGCGACAACGGAAGACCGCCACCGAGTCCCGCCGCCATCAGGTGCGCCAGTTGTTCCGGCTTGTGATGTGAATGAGGGCCACCGGAGGGTGGTAACGAatgtggaggtggtggtccgCCGCGCATTAGCACTTCCGGCCGGCCGCCGGGATGAGCGTCCTTCAGCAGCGGTGGCGGAGGCAACGTTTGTAGCGCATTGGCCAGTATCGTGCTGCCACCGTGGGCGGACCCGATCGGCGGCATGATGGTGGACGTCGGGATGCCCGTGGTCGATTTCAGTAAGGCCTTGATGGGGCTGCTCTGCACCGAAGCGTGGGGATGAGGAGGATGGGGCGGCATCGCCGACGAGGAAGCAAGATTGACCGGCAAAGGCAAGTGTGCCGCCGGATGCGCCGGATCTTTACGCGCATCCAGCGGACGtcctgctgccgccgccgccgctcgctgctgctgcagcaggaaCTCGTCCGGATCGATCGATTTGCGCCGGCTCTTGGacgatggcggcggcggcggcggcacggGCGGTAGCAAATCGCCGGGCGAGGCCGCTGCCCCGCCCGCCGTCAGCTTCAGCTGATGGTGGGCAAAGTCTTCCTCCTCCATTATCTTGGCCAGCGCTTCGTCGTCCATCTCGTCGTCCGGATCGAAGTCTTCCGGCAGCTCGTCGTCAAAGTCGACCACCGAGTCGACGGTCGAGATGCGGGCCGTGTTGCCGCTGGTGCTCTTCAGGAAGTCGATGTCCAGTATGCGGGCGCTCTCGATCACCTGCATCGGCACGTCCGAGAGCGAATCCTTCGACGGTTCCTTCGCCCGGCCGCCCACCAGCTGGTCGATCTTGGACGTGGCCAGCTCCTTCGCCTTCGCCGCATTGTTCTCGGCCAGCATGCGCTTGATCTCCTCCTGCCGGCGGATGAACTGCTCCCGCTCCTCCGGCGGCGTATCGGGCCGCTGCACGCCCGGCCGGATGCCGTCGTCCGAGCTTTCAAAGTCCTCGTCCACGATGTAGTGAATCTTTTTGCCGCGCGTCTTGCGGTCCGTTTTCTTCTCGCCCGCCCGGCCCCCACCATCCGGACTGGAGCGTGCGCTCGCCTTTTTGCTCTGCTTCTTTCGACCCGGCATCGTTTTGCCGCCCTTGCCACCCTCATCCTCCTCGCGACTGTCGTCGCTGTCTTCGCTCGACTCGATCGCGGCGGCTTTCGGCCGGACGCCCTCCGCCTTCTTCGGCCGCTCGATGTGCTTGCCGCCGCCGGCGGCCGCGGTCGCTTTCGGCCTCGACTTGCCGCCACCGCCCGACTTGGATTTCTTCTTGCGCCGCCAGTCCCCTTCCGTGCTgggtgcgctgctgctgctcgagctgttgctgcttttgctgctgcgacTGCTCTCCGTCTCCGTGTCGCTGCACAGATCGTCACTGTCGTAGTCTTCGCTGTCCtcctcgtcatcgtcgtccaaATCCAGCTCCTCGTCGCTATCATCCAGCACCCGGTTTTTGCGCGACTTTTTCGCCTTCGCACGTCGcagctcctcctccacctcgtCCGAGTCATCCGAGTTTTCGACGATCCGGCGACGCTTGTTCACCGCCGCCCGGCTGCTCGgcttccggagccgattcttgCGCCCGCGGCCCGTATCCAGCGAGCTTTCGCTGTCGCCCGACAGCGAGTTGtcgtcctcctcgtcttcgtcatcgtcctcctcctcctcgtcgtcggaACCGCTCGCCTCCCCGCGGAAGTCTTCGTCCGAGTCGTCGTCCTCATCGTCCGAGCTAAACTCGATCTTGCacagtttcttcttcttcttcttgttcttcttctcgGCGGAGTTGACCACCGCTCGGCCGCTGGCCACTGTCGGTGCTTTGCGCTCCTGCCGGCCCACTGCGCCTTTCTCTCCCTCATCCTCATCCTCGCTCTTGCCTTCCGCGCGCGCAGTCTTGCCCTCGTGCTCGCCGTCCTGCTGCTCTTGCGTTCCATTCAGGCGGCGCTCTTCGCCCTCGgcctcctcctcatcgtccTTCTGGAGTGCTTTCTTCCGCGCCTGCTCCTCCCGCGTAGTGGCCTCTATGATCGTGCTAATGTCCTTGCCCTTGGAGAACCCATGCCCGTCGTCttcgtcctcttcctcctccacgATCTCGCAGCCGCGCATCTCCCGCCGAATGGCGGAATCGATCAAGCTGTCGTACTCATTGAACTTGTAGCTCACCTTGGCCGATGCGCGACGCCGCAGCTTGTAGATCGGGATGTCGTCCGAGTCGGTGCTGCTCTTGCTGTCGCTTCCGCTGCCACTGCCGTCACTcctaccaccaccgccgctgctgccCAGCCCGTTCGAGCTCGACCCGCCGGACCGGGAACGGGACGACCGCTTCTTCGGTGCCCGCCGGCCCCGATGCCGCTGCCTGCGCCGCCTTCGATCGCGCGAAGATTCCTCCTCCGAGCCGGACCCGGACCGGCGCCCTTCCGCATCGGCCCGCTCCAGcaggcgctgctgctggcgggcCCGTCGCTGCGCTCTCAGCTGCTCCTCGCGCTCGTTCGCCAGCGCCTGCTCCGCCAGCTCGGCTTCACGCGCGGACGCTTCCTCCTCCAGGCGTCGCTTCGTTTCCGCCTCCAGCTTCGCGCGCAGCGCGTCGTACAGCTCCAGCTTCGACTGCAGTCGCTCGATCAGCTGCCGGTGCAGACACACCGGACAGAACCAGTCGCCCTCGGGAATGGTGAACAGCACCGGCTTCAGGCACGCACAGTGGTAACCCTTATCACACGAATCGCACAGCAGTATCCACTCCGGCTGGTCCGTCTTCTTGCACTCCTGGCACGCGTGATCCTCTCCcccgtcctcgtcgtcgtcgtcctcctcttcctccgcCTCCTCGGCCGCGTCCCGCGTGCGCCGCGCCTTGCGGGCCGTTCGGGCGCGCTTCAGCGGCTGCGCCGGCGCCTCCGTCTCCAGATCCGACTCGGGCGAAAACTCGTGGTCCGACTTTAGCACGTGCGCCCGCCGCACGTCCTCCTCCGAGTGGTACGGCTCGGCGAAGTAATCTTCCGCCTCCGTTTCCGAGCTGCTCTCCGACGGGGACGCACTGTTCCAGGTCGATTGCGCCTTCTgctgcgcctgctgctgctgctgcagactgccctttttcttctttttcttcttctttctccgGCGCCCATCGGCACCGACGCCGCCGTCCGAGCTGCTGTCGGACGAGTGGTCGGGCGAGGTGCGGTCCGCCCGGTAGTCGTCGTCGGAAAGCTTCATGCCCagatccttcttcttcttcaccgCGTCCGCCTTCATCTTCTTCAGCATCTGGTCCTCGATTTCGCGCCGGTTCGTTTCCTCCTTTATCTTCTGCATCGCAATGCGGCGCGACTGGCGCACCGGCGGATTGTTTCCCCCGTCCGAGCCGGCATCCAGCACCATCGAAATGTCGAGCCCATCAACTGTAAAGTACGCGAAAAAAAGATTAACATTACACATTGAGAAGGAGCTGTGATAAAAGCTtcacaaagcaaaaacaaactcaccCAATCCATTCCGATGACGACGCTTGCGTTTTGGAGGACTTTCCCCATCCTGTGGCTCAGTTGCATCGGGATCTTCCAGCTGAACGTTTTCTTCCTTCACGTCGGTCGCTTCCTTACTTGCTTCGTCGGTTTTCTCCTCCTTACTTGGCTTAAGATTTGAAGCATCGGTAGACTCCACCGCTTGTTTATCCTCCTTAGCTTCCTGCTGCTCCTTCTGATCCTCTTCCTTCAATGGCTCGGTTTTAACTACGTCTTTGGGGATGGCTTTCGCTCCCTTTTTGTCATGCAAACCCGACGTAGCCGACACTTGCTTCTCTGTTTCTCTGCTGTCCAGCACGTCCGATTCTTTTTTCAGCTCCATCTTAAGTTTTTCCTCCGAAGAGGGAGCCACGGTGTGATCACCATTTTTTGCCCCTGCAGTCCCACTCGCCTTCTCAACGACTGCGGCCTCCACCTTTTCCTTGCCCGTATCCTCCTCGTCGGTTTCCATCAGCTGATGCGCCGACGCCGTCACAGACGAATCGAATGCCTTTTTAGGCGTATTGCTTTTCCTAGAACCACGTCTCTTTTCGACGGGCTTTTCCACAAGCGCCACCGGTGGATCAGTTGCTGCAGCAGCGGACGATTTGTCATTTCGCTTCGCACGGGCAGATTTCTCCGCTGGGCTTCGCTTGCTGGACAGCACTGTATCCTCCGCCCTTTCCTCTGTCTCTGCCCCATTGCCCTCTCGTGCGCCTTTCTGGctgtcgtgctgctgctgctgctgctctgccatatcttccttttctttggtTGGTGACACCTTGCTCGATAAGTCCACTTCCTCGTCGACGACTGACTTCGTTTCACCATTGCCGGCCTTTGCAGATCCTATCGTGCGGGAATCGTTCGTCTCCTCACGGCCTTCCTTGGCGTTGGCGGTGGCATTCGATTCCGGTGCGGTGGCTGCCTCGAGCTTCTTTGTATTGCCCATATCGTTTTCGGCACCGGCACCCACaccaaagaaaaacatcaccGGCTCCTCGATGACTTCACTGAACATTGGCTCACAACACGCACTGTCGCATTCGGCCCCACTGCCCTCGCCTTTCACTTCCACCGGGGGATCTTCAATTGCCTCGCCAAcggcctcctcctcctgcttgCTATCCTCCCTCGTACCCGTTTCTTCCACACGCGTGCTGCTTCCTTCATCGTCCACCTTCACCTGCTCGTCAGCTTCCGAGCGAGATTCTTCCGTGTTTGCCTCCGTTTTGACCGGAGTTTCTTCCGCGACGGGAACAACATCCGTCCCCGACTGCTTCAATTCCGGTGTCGCCTGTTCCTTTCCAGATTCTTGCTGTTCCTCTTTCGGGGCGGCAGTTCCAGTATCCTTTTCTTTGCCAGTTTGCTCCACTGTTTGCTCAACAACTGCTGGAACTACTTCGTCCACTTCCATCTTAGCTTCATCTTCAACGGCTTTTGATTCTGGTTCACATTCCATCGCTTCGTCTGCCTTCGATTCGGCTACATCCTCTGCCACCGTATCCTTCTTCTCTTCGACAGATTCAGTCTTCAACTCCGACGCCGTGGTGGGCACAGGAACGTTATTTTCTTTGCGATCTTCGCTTGCTTCCTGCTTGTTCGGTGCGCTGTTATCTTCCACTTTCGGTACTGATGCTTCGTCGGCGACAGTGGAAGTTGTCTCTTCTTTCAACGGCTCCTTCTCATCCTCCTGTTCCACAGTGGCCGTTGCGTCAAGCTGATCGGGTGTTTTGTACGTCCGACGTGATATTATCAAACTCGGCGGTATGTCCGTCGGGGCCGGGATGGAACCATCGAGCTTCAGTGCCTCCGATTCGCTCATACTGCCGCCACTgtcttcctcctcttcgccCGCATTTACCGGCACCAGCGGCTCTATCGGTCGATTGTCTTTTAACATTTCGATCATATTGACAAACTGGTCCCgattgctaaaaaaaaaagacgaacaAAGATTACAGCTGGTGTGTCGAGAGCAGGGGGTAGCAGAAGTAGCTCCTTTACCTTGCAACCAATGTCCAGGTTTCCATCTCGGGATCGGATTGATAGATCTGCAGATTGGCACTGTCGTCCATGAAGTACCAGTAGCAGTTCCCTTGCCGGTCCCGCCCCAGCGGATCCAATCGCAAATCGCCGGCCGTGGTTGTGTTGATTTGTGTTTTGAACTTGGTGTTTAGATCGAACTGTCCTTCCAGCAATGcctgaaaaagaaacaatgcaacagaaaagaaaagagtttGTATTTCCTTCTTCTGCACAGCCAACGATCGGCCAACGCACGCTCTTACCTTCAGCACCCGTAACTTCACGCCAAGATTGGCCGTCTTGTACCCGAAGCGCTCGATTTCCCATGCGTCCTGGTGTGAGTACGAGTGGGCAAACTTGGCCAGCGCGAGCTCCCACCGGGCGGCCggaacttttttgtttatctttcgCATCAGCTTGATATGCAGATCGACCAACGCTTGCGGGACTGCAAAACAGCAAAGCAAGAGACGAGATTGCAAAACCATTACCCATTCGGGTTCGTTCGATTTCCCCGCTCCCACAGCCACTACTTACCCGCTTCACTGTTCTGTTCCAGCATCGACTTTAGCTGGGCAATGTTCAGCTCGCCAACGTCCAGGTACGCACCGAACTGCTCCATAAACGATAGGATGATGCCGAAGTTCGGATCATTCTCGCAGGTGATCTGTGCTCCGgccatttttgtttgatgaaatgttattattgttttcttttctttttttctcctctctctctctctctcactctacAAACTGCATACACCACCGCGCACTGTCTTCTCCCGCACTAGCATTCTCCTCCGCGACTGTACTACACGGTTTGATGGTAGGGGGAGTCTAAGGCGACGACGAGCCttaggggaggggggaggaatGCAGCGGGGGTGAGCTTTCAAGAAGAAAGATTCACGCCGACAAAGATGCCGTCGCGCTGCGTTACTGCGTTACATGCATGGTGCTAAATTGCTGGCCGCAACACGGTGGGCGATATTTTCGTAGCTTTTCCACACCGTCGGCCGTAAAGATTGTCACAGCACGGCAAACACCCCGCTTTGTGTCGCGCGGTCTTAGCATCAAAAATGGCAAGCGTTCATCGGTTCGCTTCACACCAGCCAGCCGACCACCGAAACCGACCAACACACAGACGGCGACATTCACACAGGACGTGTTCGCGTTTTGCACTTGCACACACAAGGGGGCCCAACGGGGTTCGCAAATGTTCGAAATCGGTGCACTATTGTCCCCGCATCACGTCCGGACACATTGCGAAACCGTTCCGGCAGGGCTATGCGCGTAcaatttttcactattttgaaCCAAAGCCGACCCGTCCAGCGAAGGAAAACAGAAGCATATTTTTGGGGAGAAGACGAAGGTGTAATACAAATGGTGCTCTCGTGCCGTCCCGTGCTAATGCCGTTTGGACTGGCGCTGTCACGCTCGCACCCATTcagcgcacgcacacacgcacacacacacgtacaagcATCAATGAAAATCTGTCCGTTTCAGTGGCTTCTGCCGACGCGAACGCGCTGTTCGTGTCGATTCCCAGTGTGCGGATTTTGACGTTTCGCTTTTGACGCTTGAAGCGGCGTGAAATGAAACTCAACGCTACGGTATGACGACATTTATTGCGCAAATCGTTGCTACTGGATGGGTTTTTCTCATATTTTTCAGTATAGAGGGACATTTTACGTGCgagaaaagcataaaaaagctGCAAAACACGATCATAACAAGTTTTTTAACAGTCTGATTTGTGCTTTCGTGTgatgatgaaatatttcaacactTTTTTACCACCTTTTTTCGTCGACAAGTTGATAATTTTACAGTTAATTATCACCAgttgttgaaaataaaatcaatacacTCTCTACATAATTGCTCCAACTATTATGACTTAGTATCAACAATTGTATGGGAGAAATGTTAGCTATGAAATGTTTCAACTTTGAAACTTTCATCTGTTAGCATCATTGCCAATTGGAGAAAAATCCAATTGCATCTAAATaagtttgtttcttcttctttcttccgaTATCAACTCTCCTTTTCGGCCTAGCATAGTAATCGATTCTAGTAGGCAATTGGAGTGTTGGTCTCCCATCTACAATGAACTTGTAGTTCTACTTCATAACCTCAGAAAAGCCCAAACATGGTACACTTTGCTCATCGCGGAGTGAAAGATGATTTATTTACGGACCGGCTTGATATCAACATGGCATGGCGTTACTAAATTAGACTGGCCGCTAATGTGATCGGTGACGCACTGCCAGCAAACGCGCAACAAACTAGCAGAAGAGATAGAATAAACGCGCGCGCCTATATGCTATCGATTCTGTTTGCTTAGCAATTCGCGGACAGGCCCCACCGGCAGCAGCGCTATCTTGCCGCGATGTGCCGATAGTCGGCGTCGCCGAACATTGCCTGTTCTTGCGAGATATGAGCGCTGGTGGTGCGGAAAATGGTGATAAGTACAACAAGCAATAGCGCGAATAGCACACGACCGTGTCTCGCACCACCTGAGATATCGTTCCTCGCTCCACTCCCAGTGGAGCAGCGGTGAAACATAATGGGGACAGAGTTGAACGAATTTCAGGGAAATGTGGTTCCACCTTCGTTGAAATGGATTGCAACTGAGCGTCGGCCAGAATCGTCGGCAGCTTCGGCGCGCTATTTGCACAGATGTGTGCAAAGGATTTTGTTCTTTATTGCAGCAAAATCTTCTACCCCCGAGGTTTACTGCACAGCTTGCGAAGCCATCGTTTGTGCGGGAATATTTGTTCCAGCATGGCCAGAGAAAGGCTACCAAACGCATGAATTTTACCGCCCTAAACGAAAACCCGGACCCATGTACTTTCCgaaaacaacatatttattgCAGCTGTCGAAGGGACAGCTGCATGACGCCTTTGACCTACAGCAGGCAGGTAGGCAGGCGAAGCAACGGCGAAGAGGAGGGATGCGATTCCGGAAAAAAGATCACTTGAAAATATCCTTCCTGTACGTACGGTCGAGAAAGCTTTTGTCAGATCGTACCGCAAACGAATACGTATACGTACACGGGCTACGCTATATTACCGTTGCGTGCGTACGGCTTGCTGTGTTGCATGTGTGCGTTTGCGCGCCTGTTTGCACCCGcgtgttggtgtgcgtgtgcgggCACATCCCGCGTTGTGTTCTTCTTTGCTCGCTTGCCGGTCTTTTTCGCCGACAGCTCATTACTACGATTCGATCGGTTTTTCTCCTCCGCCACCACCGCAAGCCGTGCATGCAGCAGTGCCAGCGGCAGAGCGAGCGGGAAAGGCAagcgcgagagcgagagagcacgcacacacgcggtACTCTCACCTTTACAGGGGTTGGAGATGACATCCAATCGTGTACACTGTATCGCCCGCAGCATTCGAAACGGGGCAAAGCAAGCATCCGTTCTATACACGATGACACGTTTCGTTGTTCAGCGGAGCAACGCGCGTTGCACACAAcaatataattaatttaaagcgTGTTACTCATCAATCGAGTTTCGCTTCGCCGTTCTGTGTCGGTGACGCACGCTTACTGTGGTACTGAGTACCCCTGCAAGAGCGTGCTGAGAAGATGCGATCCTCGGACTCTGGagcagagcacacacacacacatctctcAGGCCCTTGTGCGTGTCCCGCActacatttcaaggccattcataatCCTTGAAAATGACCGAACCCttccccaccccaccccctcTTTTCCAGCCTCTCGTGTGGAAGGGAGTGAAGGGATGGACCACCACCGGTgcgaggagcagcagcagatagcAAATGGGATCCGGGTTTGTTCCTTTTTCAAACATCCCGCAGCTCGTTCACCTCTCTTTCCCAACACAAACGCACGGGCACACACACCACGCAGCGCCAAAAATCGCTAATGCAACGAACGGAAGTGTGTGCGCTGGTTGGTGTTGGCGGTATGAGTGGCGTTTTTTTCCGTACTAACAGCGCTATCCCGCGCGCGTTTCTGCCACTTGAAGgcgatgaaattaaaaacctTTTATCCGACAGATTCCGAAGActccgcgcgcgcacacaaataGCGGACCACACCATGGCTGAGGCCAAAAGTGGCTGGTGGCTGCAAACAGAAAATGGATTTTCAATTGAAATGGATTGGCATCCGTTGCCACCAGCAGCCGCGCCGGTTTGCTTGGTCCGGCGTCCGGGGCCATTCGAAAAAGAAGCTCCCTCAACGACACCGGGCGGAGggtgcaaaaaaggggaagcgGCAAAAAGTGCGCGGAAACAGAACCAATATTTCTCCCCTGGTTCCATAAATGCCCGTTCTCACGcgcgcccacacacacacacacatactctgtCGTATCGCACCCGCGCATatgacacgcacacatgcacgtgTAGCGTGTTGCGGTGGCGCGCCGGAGCACCACTTTGTAAAACTGAAAACTTTTTCGCGCCCTTAGGAATGTTTTTgtccaccttttttttttaaacaatagtTGACTTGTTTTGACAATGTTATGATGTTCTTCCAACAGAAAAGATATATTGGAAACGCTCTAAAAGTGCattggttgatgttttttgcGTTTTAACTGCGCACCACACCACAGTGCGGGTGGGTATGATgtacttttttctctctcaacATTGACGGATGTTGTAAAGATGAGATTCATTGCCTACTGCGATCGAACGCCATGGGGATGCTGGAAGGAACGAGCCAAGCGCTTCCCATATTGGGGCGCCCGTTTTGCCTTTCGTTCGATTAATATCATTTCGAGAAAACTCACTTCCTGCAAATGGCGCGCGCGTTCGTGCAAGGAATGTACGTAAATCGTCCAGTACACTTTGCAGAGAGCGTGCATGCATAGGCTGAGGGTAGAGGTAGAGGCCCTCCCGggacagcagcggcagccacacacacacacacacacacacacacacacacacacacacacacacacacacacacacacacgacacgaCACCTTCTCATCATCTTCCGGGGGTCCCGGTTACGGTAACATCTGCCCTTGCCCTACCGGTAAACCGCGTATTATTTCTTTGTTCCGCGTTTCTTTCTCTGTTCCCCggcccagtgtgtgtgtgtgtgtgtctggcgTCTTTTTGcttggcttttttttcttttccagttGCGTTCTTTCTTTTCATGCCTGTTTCGCTTTCGGCTTCATTTATTCTTTTGCATGAGCGTGCAgtacctacacacacacacacacaccggggcAGGGGGGTATACAACGCTGGGCTAGGGACGAGAAAGCAGGCGACGCTTTTTTccctccgttttttttgttgcttctcttGTGCTCGCTTCGCTTCGTTGCCATTAGCGCCACACTACTGTAGCACCTCTTGCTGCCATACCAGCGCTTACTTGGATtaatgcatgtttttttttattcctctcTTTCTGCTCTTTACCTTCCTATATTGGCGCGCGGTAGCGTCATATTTTTAACGACACATTGTTGTATCAAGCGCGCGGCGCGTTCAAGCGAAATGGTAGCAGCACCTTCTCCTTGTTTTCGGGCAAACAACGCACGAAAAACAATTCTTTCTTCCTCCTTTTGTCTTCATCCATGAAAACCCCCAATCAAAAAGAACGCGGCATCCTTTCCGTTTGGCGCAAAAAATAggttcaccaccaccacatccAGCGAAAACGagcgacacaaacacacaccgaccggaacacaaaaaaaaaagaaccaacacgcgtacatgtatgtgtgtgtttgtttagttaCTCCAGAAAAGAATAGTTTATTGAATGTATGAAGGTTTTGTTGTATCGAGACATTTTTACGATGATTATAATTATAAAGTTAAGTTTGTGTTACTGTTCTAAGTGGAAACTTCCTCGGCAGCTTTGGCGTCGCTGCTGTCGTCTAGTTTGGCCTTCTTCTCGGGCGTCGTATGCTCGGCACCGTCAACCTCCGCGGCCGCCGCACCGTCAGCCTTCACGTCGGTGGCTTTCCTCTTGGTGGCCTCGGCCGCCTTGTCAGCAGC encodes the following:
- the LOC5667503 gene encoding remodeling and spacing factor 1 isoform X1 yields the protein MAGAQITCENDPNFGIILSFMEQFGAYLDVGELNIAQLKSMLEQNSEAVPQALVDLHIKLMRKINKKVPAARWELALAKFAHSYSHQDAWEIERFGYKTANLGVKLRVLKALLEGQFDLNTKFKTQINTTTAGDLRLDPLGRDRQGNCYWYFMDDSANLQIYQSDPEMETWTLVASNRDQFVNMIEMLKDNRPIEPLVPVNAGEEEEDSGGSMSESEALKLDGSIPAPTDIPPSLIISRRTYKTPDQLDATATVEQEDEKEPLKEETTSTVADEASVPKVEDNSAPNKQEASEDRKENNVPVPTTASELKTESVEEKKDTVAEDVAESKADEAMECEPESKAVEDEAKMEVDEVVPAVVEQTVEQTGKEKDTGTAAPKEEQQESGKEQATPELKQSGTDVVPVAEETPVKTEANTEESRSEADEQVKVDDEGSSTRVEETGTREDSKQEEEAVGEAIEDPPVEVKGEGSGAECDSACCEPMFSEVIEEPVMFFFGVGAGAENDMGNTKKLEAATAPESNATANAKEGREETNDSRTIGSAKAGNGETKSVVDEEVDLSSKVSPTKEKEDMAEQQQQQHDSQKGAREGNGAETEERAEDTVLSSKRSPAEKSARAKRNDKSSAAAATDPPVALVEKPVEKRRGSRKSNTPKKAFDSSVTASAHQLMETDEEDTGKEKVEAAVVEKASGTAGAKNGDHTVAPSSEEKLKMELKKESDVLDSRETEKQVSATSGLHDKKGAKAIPKDVVKTEPLKEEDQKEQQEAKEDKQAVESTDASNLKPSKEEKTDEASKEATDVKEENVQLEDPDATEPQDGESPPKRKRRHRNGLVDGLDISMVLDAGSDGGNNPPVRQSRRIAMQKIKEETNRREIEDQMLKKMKADAVKKKKDLGMKLSDDDYRADRTSPDHSSDSSSDGGVGADGRRRKKKKKKKKGSLQQQQQAQQKAQSTWNSASPSESSSETEAEDYFAEPYHSEEDVRRAHVLKSDHEFSPESDLETEAPAQPLKRARTARKARRTRDAAEEAEEEEDDDDEDGGEDHACQECKKTDQPEWILLCDSCDKGYHCACLKPVLFTIPEGDWFCPVCLHRQLIERLQSKLELYDALRAKLEAETKRRLEEEASAREAELAEQALANEREEQLRAQRRARQQQRLLERADAEGRRSGSGSEEESSRDRRRRRQRHRGRRAPKKRSSRSRSGGSSSNGLGSSGGGGRSDGSGSGSDSKSSTDSDDIPIYKLRRRASAKVSYKFNEYDSLIDSAIRREMRGCEIVEEEEDEDDGHGFSKGKDISTIIEATTREEQARKKALQKDDEEEAEGEERRLNGTQEQQDGEHEGKTARAEGKSEDEDEGEKGAVGRQERKAPTVASGRAVVNSAEKKNKKKKKKLCKIEFSSDDEDDDSDEDFRGEASGSDDEEEEDDDEDEEDDNSLSGDSESSLDTGRGRKNRLRKPSSRAAVNKRRRIVENSDDSDEVEEELRRAKAKKSRKNRVLDDSDEELDLDDDDEEDSEDYDSDDLCSDTETESSRSSKSSNSSSSSSAPSTEGDWRRKKKSKSGGGGKSRPKATAAAGGGKHIERPKKAEGVRPKAAAIESSEDSDDSREEDEGGKGGKTMPGRKKQSKKASARSSPDGGGRAGEKKTDRKTRGKKIHYIVDEDFESSDDGIRPGVQRPDTPPEEREQFIRRQEEIKRMLAENNAAKAKELATSKIDQLVGGRAKEPSKDSLSDVPMQVIESARILDIDFLKSTSGNTARISTVDSVVDFDDELPEDFDPDDEMDDEALAKIMEEEDFAHHQLKLTAGGAAASPGDLLPPVPPPPPPSSKSRRKSIDPDEFLLQQQRAAAAAAGRPLDARKDPAHPAAHLPLPVNLASSSAMPPHPPHPHASVQSSPIKALLKSTTGIPTSTIMPPIGSAHGGSTILANALQTLPPPPLLKDAHPGGRPEVLMRGGPPPPHSLPPSGGPHSHHKPEQLAHLMAAGLGGGLPLSLAKGVPLPPHHAGHRLPPGGLALPPSMLGHVPHPSHGANLGLHAKPGAGGPGGVITNASIAAAVASAASIGASGPPSMAQTPPPASPTAASGPVPRMPVGATPPSAATSAERRPGRRKKITPLREDLKRKGAAPGAGGGAADQPTAAHQEQHQRPPPQHPSLHHGHMARLPPAPLPPPPTSMAPSSTAGPPVGLRPPIPPVTTSHSSMHQNATAIATAAAAAAAAAAAQQLALKVHSRPPVDGGGSTGAGMHVNEPPLSVPSSVAHLSYFRSENPLFAHRLGPLPSSILSSGSSSLQRIAAISGAAPPTVFGDPAAYNGGWKPSPPAPAGTKPKASGGPPPPPGMMVGPPSVGSLEHYHEYNPGNHHYNPYYNVLDRAGHLRPPPTISELHRTSNLSPTTFTTLQPLEFPHVPKAASENHHHQLQHHHHHHSATPSPSAASSAGGDDGPSRDPSHGAGSAGPPPPAHASSASASSSVAENHPTPVAAAAPSPPSPASDSAASGAGTAASSLVAPSASASTPAASSSSTSTSVFGELVSYFSSQQDDLDS